One window of the Paenibacillus beijingensis genome contains the following:
- a CDS encoding XdhC family protein, with the protein MDMHDLLSHMNEIDGQLVLATIMEVEGHAYRKKGVSMLMSAGGDTLGSLSPGCLEADLIERVQDVLHTGKPQFSVYDSRDPDDLSWGRYLAAGG; encoded by the coding sequence ATGGACATGCACGATCTTCTTTCCCATATGAATGAAATCGACGGCCAGCTCGTACTGGCAACCATTATGGAAGTGGAAGGCCACGCTTACCGCAAGAAAGGCGTGTCCATGTTGATGTCGGCCGGCGGAGACACCCTGGGCAGCTTGAGTCCCGGCTGTTTGGAAGCGGATTTGATCGAACGGGTTCAAGATGTACTGCATACCGGAAAGCCGCAATTCTCGGTGTACGATTCCAGAGACCCGGATGATCTGTCTTGGGGGAGGTACTTGGCTGCGGGGGGATGA
- a CDS encoding DUF1116 domain-containing protein, translating to MSTARQQISERLQAVKPRWVGILPAGQAVPELRGTIGHSGPPMKAEDMLTVHKHGLIDLLCYEGKVDPRDLSRLVELDGRERSEEMDRLINHSFLRSGISLRSNWEMNIVAPLVGMVSESMPVMIIEDERSKQVVYSPLNEGVGRTVRFGSLGLDVADRLHWMNGVLAPLLSEALQAAGSIELLPVCQEALLMGDELHMRSKAASLLLAAKLTPAILELDRPGEQKAGVIRFLQNNPLFFLNLSMCVSRLYLKVMEDIQEECLVTACAANGVEIGIQVSSKPGRWFTAPAPLPSGSGHGSGEVAGPVIGDSPVIEAFGWGGRITLLAPGLWPSFGLSGTREWLAASNRISLAAAAALPGVWVPNDFGNALTVGLVAKKAAHGHVPVRVNTARLSLDGRFLGVGSFDIPSHCFQAAIL from the coding sequence ATGAGTACGGCCCGCCAACAGATCAGTGAACGCCTACAGGCGGTGAAGCCTCGATGGGTCGGTATCCTTCCCGCCGGACAGGCCGTGCCGGAGCTGCGCGGTACGATCGGTCATTCGGGCCCTCCCATGAAGGCGGAAGACATGCTAACGGTGCACAAGCACGGCCTGATCGACCTGCTCTGTTACGAAGGAAAGGTAGATCCGAGGGACCTTTCCCGGCTTGTTGAGCTTGACGGGCGCGAACGATCGGAAGAAATGGATCGGCTCATCAACCATTCCTTCTTACGAAGCGGCATATCTTTGCGGTCCAACTGGGAGATGAACATCGTAGCCCCTCTGGTCGGGATGGTCTCCGAATCGATGCCCGTTATGATAATCGAGGATGAAAGGTCCAAGCAAGTCGTCTACTCGCCGTTAAATGAAGGCGTCGGGAGAACGGTGCGCTTCGGTTCATTGGGCCTGGATGTTGCGGACCGGCTTCATTGGATGAACGGCGTGTTGGCTCCGCTGTTGTCTGAAGCTTTGCAGGCGGCAGGGAGCATCGAGCTGCTTCCGGTGTGCCAGGAGGCTTTGCTTATGGGAGACGAGCTGCACATGCGCTCGAAGGCGGCGTCTCTCCTGCTGGCCGCCAAGCTGACGCCCGCCATTCTGGAACTTGATCGGCCCGGTGAACAGAAAGCAGGGGTCATTCGATTTCTGCAAAACAATCCGTTGTTTTTTCTAAACCTGTCGATGTGCGTATCTCGATTGTATTTGAAGGTAATGGAAGATATACAAGAGGAATGCCTTGTGACAGCATGCGCGGCCAACGGAGTGGAAATCGGGATTCAAGTTTCCTCAAAGCCCGGCCGCTGGTTTACCGCACCGGCACCTCTCCCTTCCGGTTCGGGACATGGTTCCGGTGAGGTCGCAGGCCCGGTCATCGGGGATAGTCCTGTGATCGAAGCTTTCGGATGGGGCGGCCGCATCACGCTGCTTGCGCCCGGCTTGTGGCCTTCCTTTGGCCTGTCCGGCACGCGCGAGTGGCTCGCGGCTTCGAATCGGATATCGCTCGCGGCGGCAGCCGCTCTGCCCGGCGTATGGGTACCGAATGATTTCGGCAATGCCCTCACTGTCGGTCTTGTTGCCAAGAAAGCCGCGCACGGACATGTTCCGGTTCGCGTCAATACAGCCCGTCTTTCGCTGGACGGCCGTTTCTTAGGGGTTGGCAGCTTCGACATTCCAAGCCATTGTTTTCAAGCGGCAATACTCTAA
- a CDS encoding amidohydrolase/deacetylase family metallohydrolase: protein MYDMIIKGGRLLSKSDGLDVIGDIAVKNGKIAAIGGTLESGPDTVVIDAKDCYVSPGFIDLHIHGYAYNTDYGTFPDKVGVLTGVTTVVDQGSCGALTFPGFKHYMIETSKSRVLSFINIGAVGTIKGSMLPPLHGPQSVDVRVTIETIEENRDIIRGIKTHAEMGGYSRWGLEVLRLAKKASRATKVPCYVHTGKLFTFDEDRIPNPDEVLPEAVQLLDSGDILTHCFTANEGGILARNGKVHPEIIEALERGIVLDVGYGEHFSFEIADKVLDQGIVPTVLSSDVHAPFNKPHSLEVSYGLNKAMSRMLALGFDLPTVIDMVTAKPASLIGLSDEIGHLETGKEADITVFAIESGRFEYKDPWGTSRMGDKKLKAKYCIKSGEAIELAEDEESNLVEFAG from the coding sequence ATGTACGATATGATTATCAAAGGCGGACGACTGCTGAGCAAATCCGACGGACTGGACGTCATTGGAGATATCGCCGTCAAGAACGGCAAAATCGCGGCAATCGGAGGAACGCTTGAAAGCGGTCCCGATACGGTCGTCATCGATGCCAAAGATTGTTACGTCTCCCCCGGTTTTATCGACCTGCACATCCACGGGTATGCCTACAATACGGATTACGGCACGTTCCCCGACAAAGTCGGGGTGCTGACGGGCGTCACGACCGTCGTCGATCAGGGCAGCTGCGGAGCGTTGACGTTTCCGGGCTTCAAGCATTATATGATCGAGACGTCGAAATCCCGCGTCCTTTCGTTTATCAACATCGGCGCGGTCGGCACGATAAAAGGGAGCATGCTGCCTCCCCTTCACGGCCCTCAGTCGGTCGATGTCCGAGTAACGATCGAAACAATCGAGGAGAACCGCGACATCATCCGCGGCATCAAGACGCATGCGGAGATGGGCGGCTATTCCAGGTGGGGGCTGGAAGTGCTCCGGCTCGCCAAAAAAGCGTCGAGAGCGACGAAAGTTCCCTGCTATGTCCATACCGGAAAGCTGTTCACTTTTGATGAAGACCGAATTCCAAATCCGGACGAGGTGCTTCCCGAAGCGGTACAGCTTCTCGACAGCGGCGACATTCTGACTCACTGCTTTACCGCAAACGAAGGCGGCATTCTGGCGAGGAACGGGAAAGTTCATCCGGAAATTATCGAGGCGCTGGAAAGAGGCATCGTGCTGGATGTAGGCTACGGCGAACATTTCTCTTTCGAAATCGCGGACAAGGTGCTTGATCAGGGTATCGTTCCGACTGTGCTGAGCAGCGACGTGCATGCTCCTTTCAATAAGCCGCACAGCTTGGAAGTATCGTACGGATTGAACAAAGCGATGTCCCGGATGCTCGCCTTGGGCTTCGATCTGCCGACCGTTATCGATATGGTGACGGCGAAGCCAGCGTCCCTCATCGGACTATCTGATGAAATCGGCCACCTGGAGACGGGCAAAGAAGCGGATATTACGGTATTCGCCATTGAGAGCGGAAGGTTCGAATACAAGGATCCGTGGGGAACGTCGAGAATGGGCGACAAGAAACTCAAGGCCAAATATTGCATCAAATCCGGCGAAGCCATCGAGCTTGCCGAGGATGAAGAATCGAACTTGGTGGAATTTGCCGGATGA
- the adhP gene encoding alcohol dehydrogenase AdhP, which yields MKAAVITEFGKPLEITDVPKPESLAYSECLIRIHVCGVCHTDLHVARGDWHVEDGLPLIPGHEGVGIVEQVGPGVTNIKIGDRVGVPWLHSSCGYCEYCLTGRETLCELQKNTGFTVNGAFSEYMKADARYVVKVPDNLRDEQAAPIFCAGVATYRAMKVSGAKPGEWVAVFGLGGLGHLAVQYGKAMGLKIVGIDIHEEKIELARELGADLAVNGRSEDPAAYMKKELGGVHAAVCVAVSQQAYKQAYRSLRKGGTLVMVGLPSDDLSVPIFDMVHNQTRIVGSADGIRQDLIEALQFASEGKVSVHVNERPIEQINEIFADMEAGYINGRVVVKLS from the coding sequence ATGAAAGCTGCTGTCATCACGGAATTCGGAAAACCGCTGGAGATCACCGACGTTCCCAAACCGGAATCGTTGGCGTATTCCGAATGTTTAATTCGCATCCATGTGTGCGGGGTATGTCATACCGATCTGCATGTCGCGCGGGGAGACTGGCATGTCGAAGACGGTTTGCCGTTAATCCCCGGTCATGAAGGCGTGGGAATCGTCGAACAGGTGGGGCCTGGCGTCACGAATATTAAGATCGGCGACCGGGTAGGCGTTCCGTGGCTTCACAGCAGCTGCGGGTACTGCGAATATTGTCTGACGGGACGGGAAACGCTCTGCGAGTTGCAGAAAAATACCGGCTTTACAGTTAACGGCGCGTTCTCCGAATACATGAAGGCGGACGCCCGGTATGTGGTGAAAGTGCCGGATAACCTTCGTGACGAACAGGCGGCCCCGATCTTCTGCGCGGGCGTAGCGACCTACAGGGCGATGAAAGTGTCTGGAGCGAAGCCGGGCGAGTGGGTGGCTGTGTTCGGGCTCGGGGGACTCGGGCATCTGGCGGTTCAATACGGGAAAGCGATGGGCTTGAAAATCGTCGGTATCGACATCCACGAGGAGAAGATCGAGCTGGCGAGAGAACTCGGTGCGGATCTGGCCGTAAATGGCCGCTCCGAGGATCCGGCCGCGTACATGAAAAAGGAGCTCGGCGGCGTTCATGCGGCCGTATGCGTTGCGGTAAGCCAGCAAGCTTATAAGCAGGCTTACCGATCCCTTCGAAAAGGCGGAACGCTCGTCATGGTCGGCCTTCCTTCGGACGACCTGAGCGTGCCCATCTTCGACATGGTGCATAACCAGACCCGGATCGTCGGTTCCGCCGACGGCATCCGGCAGGACCTGATTGAGGCGCTGCAGTTTGCCAGCGAAGGCAAAGTCAGCGTTCATGTCAACGAGCGACCCATCGAGCAAATTAATGAAATCTTTGCGGATATGGAAGCGGGCTATATCAATGGACGTGTCGTTGTCAAGCTTTCATGA
- a CDS encoding purine-cytosine permease family protein yields the protein MSEKALGFAGTDDMKELQPVPEDERKGTAIDQFSIWMGANISVTNWALGALPIILGLSLWDAILMMVLGNLVGAVFFALTTLPGKNTGLTAMVSTRYSFGTKGALSITLLQLINTIVWLGINTYFAVNVAVEILNQLGIGKSFFVYFLSSLFIFAVQVLVAVYGFRLIQRFDRVIVPLMFLMMLVMTWFAFDNPVSMTEGKLTGGERFGMMALIFAAAGIGWPLSWTTWAADYSRHVPRSMSNGKLFWASYLGMFVATVWLEIVGAAIAQSMGTGLDPAAMVSQTIPGFVLPALILIFLGTVSTNVLNVESGGLSILAMGAKLPRWGAGLINGLIGFVICILSIYFEAISGVMHQWMLTLILWMTPWTVITIMDLLYFKKDQLMNGQRLYDPLPAVRWSALASWFIGSVASLLYANTPLYTGPFAKMSFGADFSWVIGIGLTAVLYYAFASIEKNRSASVMLQETTTP from the coding sequence ATGAGTGAGAAAGCTCTGGGATTTGCCGGTACGGATGATATGAAGGAACTGCAGCCTGTTCCCGAAGATGAGAGAAAAGGGACTGCGATCGACCAGTTTTCAATCTGGATGGGGGCGAATATTTCGGTAACGAACTGGGCGCTCGGCGCGCTGCCGATCATACTGGGACTTAGCTTGTGGGACGCCATTCTGATGATGGTACTTGGCAATCTGGTCGGCGCCGTATTCTTTGCCCTCACGACGCTGCCGGGGAAGAACACGGGCCTCACGGCCATGGTGTCCACGCGCTATTCTTTTGGAACAAAAGGCGCCCTTTCGATTACGTTGCTGCAGCTGATTAATACGATCGTCTGGCTGGGCATCAATACTTATTTTGCGGTTAACGTGGCGGTCGAGATCTTGAATCAGCTTGGCATTGGGAAATCGTTCTTCGTCTATTTTTTGTCTTCGCTGTTCATCTTCGCGGTACAAGTACTGGTTGCAGTCTACGGCTTCCGGCTTATTCAGCGGTTCGACCGGGTCATTGTGCCGCTCATGTTCTTGATGATGCTCGTGATGACCTGGTTCGCGTTCGACAATCCGGTCAGTATGACGGAAGGGAAACTGACCGGTGGAGAACGGTTCGGCATGATGGCCTTGATTTTCGCAGCGGCCGGCATCGGCTGGCCGCTTTCCTGGACGACGTGGGCGGCCGACTATTCCCGTCACGTTCCGAGAAGCATGTCAAACGGCAAACTGTTCTGGGCTTCCTATTTGGGCATGTTTGTCGCAACCGTCTGGCTCGAAATCGTCGGCGCAGCCATCGCGCAATCGATGGGTACAGGGCTTGACCCTGCCGCCATGGTATCCCAAACGATACCGGGCTTTGTTCTTCCGGCTCTGATTCTGATCTTCCTTGGAACGGTTTCGACGAACGTGCTGAACGTAGAGTCCGGCGGATTGTCGATTCTGGCCATGGGCGCCAAGCTGCCGAGATGGGGGGCGGGCCTCATCAACGGACTCATCGGCTTCGTGATCTGCATTCTCAGTATCTATTTCGAAGCGATAAGCGGTGTGATGCACCAGTGGATGCTTACTCTTATTCTGTGGATGACACCGTGGACGGTCATCACCATTATGGATCTGCTTTATTTCAAGAAAGATCAGTTGATGAATGGCCAGCGGCTGTATGATCCGCTTCCTGCCGTCCGATGGTCTGCGCTCGCCAGCTGGTTCATCGGTTCGGTAGCCTCCCTTCTATATGCGAACACCCCGCTGTATACCGGCCCATTCGCTAAGATGTCCTTCGGCGCGGACTTCAGTTGGGTAATCGGCATCGGACTGACGGCAGTGCTCTACTACGCCTTTGCATCGATTGAGAAGAACCGGAGCGCCTCGGTCATGCTGCAGGAAACAACGACACCGTAG
- a CDS encoding xanthine dehydrogenase family protein molybdopterin-binding subunit codes for MSSWIGKSVKRTEDKKLLTGKGQFVADMKREGMLHACFLRSTEAHALIAGIDTAKARGLPGVVGVWTAEELEGLGYVEPMGVLPAGMHEISRLKRREWSQPPLAGEKTRFAGEPIAVVLAENRYIAEDAVELIEVSYVPLQPVVTMRAALESSGPKLFDEWPDNIQAEFVIEKGDWKRAFLEADVVVEGSYSVGRITGIPMECRGIMAEIDEDDGRLTVWSATQIPYDLRGNLAKALGCASEEIRVAAPDVGGGFGIKDNVYPEELVVPYLAKKLRRPVKWIEDRTEHLLTASHARDQQHRIRAAFRKDGTLLGIEDEFYVDCGAYNLWETCVAYNTASSMSGPYRCPALFYRAYDILTNKTPAAPYRGAGRPEAVFVLERLLDESAKKLGIDRMELRRKNMIQGDEFPYDAGILYRDQTRMVYDSGNFSENFDKLMDQVDYAEFLREQQRLREEGKYIGLGVANFVEGTGVGPYEKAVVSVLPDGTVRAATGAASQGQGHKTTFAQVCAQALELDLDQIDIIEGDTGIVPDGIGTFASRSAVVAGNAIYAAGIGLKARIIELAAERLLIDPKEAAYERGTVYSVRNPDHKIRLKELADACGDDLTVSNSFHPGTTTYASGAHAVLAEVEPATGKVTIKRYWAVHDTGKQINPKVVTGQIIGAMIQGIGSALMEEIQYGEEGRLKTPTLKEYLVPSIFSLPPIELHKVEYPSTRNTLGLKGTGEAGIICAAAAVAGAVADALEPFRAEIREIPMTPARVREAVKNASPLTIN; via the coding sequence TTGTCATCCTGGATCGGGAAATCGGTCAAGCGGACGGAAGACAAGAAGCTGTTGACGGGTAAAGGGCAGTTTGTCGCCGATATGAAACGGGAAGGCATGCTGCACGCCTGTTTCTTGCGAAGCACGGAAGCCCATGCTCTCATTGCCGGGATCGATACGGCAAAAGCGCGTGGCCTGCCCGGTGTCGTCGGCGTCTGGACGGCCGAAGAGCTGGAAGGGCTCGGCTATGTGGAGCCTATGGGGGTCCTTCCCGCGGGGATGCATGAAATATCCCGATTGAAGCGCAGAGAATGGTCGCAGCCTCCCTTGGCCGGGGAGAAAACGAGATTCGCCGGGGAGCCGATTGCGGTCGTGTTGGCGGAGAACCGGTACATAGCAGAGGATGCCGTCGAGCTGATCGAGGTGAGCTATGTGCCGCTCCAGCCGGTCGTCACCATGCGGGCTGCTTTGGAAAGCAGCGGTCCGAAATTATTTGATGAATGGCCCGATAACATTCAGGCGGAATTCGTGATCGAAAAGGGAGATTGGAAACGCGCGTTTCTGGAAGCGGATGTTGTGGTTGAAGGAAGCTATTCGGTCGGCCGGATTACCGGCATCCCGATGGAATGCCGCGGCATCATGGCGGAAATCGATGAAGACGACGGGCGGCTTACGGTTTGGTCGGCCACGCAAATTCCGTACGATTTGCGGGGCAACCTGGCGAAAGCGCTCGGCTGCGCCTCGGAGGAGATCCGGGTGGCCGCGCCGGATGTCGGCGGCGGATTCGGCATTAAGGACAATGTCTATCCCGAGGAATTGGTCGTTCCTTATCTGGCGAAGAAGCTGCGAAGGCCGGTGAAATGGATTGAAGACCGGACGGAACATCTGCTGACCGCCAGCCATGCGAGGGACCAGCAGCACCGTATCCGGGCCGCATTCCGCAAAGACGGCACGCTGCTCGGGATCGAGGACGAATTTTATGTGGACTGCGGCGCTTACAATCTGTGGGAAACTTGCGTCGCCTACAACACCGCATCGTCCATGAGCGGGCCTTACCGGTGTCCGGCGTTGTTCTACCGGGCGTACGACATCCTGACGAATAAGACCCCGGCCGCACCGTACCGCGGAGCGGGCAGGCCCGAAGCGGTATTCGTGCTGGAAAGGCTGCTCGACGAATCGGCAAAGAAGCTGGGAATCGACCGGATGGAACTTCGCCGGAAGAACATGATTCAAGGAGATGAGTTTCCTTACGACGCCGGCATTTTGTACCGGGACCAGACAAGGATGGTCTATGATTCCGGAAATTTTTCAGAAAACTTTGACAAATTGATGGACCAGGTCGATTATGCCGAATTTCTGCGCGAGCAGCAGCGGCTGCGGGAGGAAGGGAAATATATCGGTCTCGGCGTTGCCAATTTCGTGGAAGGAACCGGTGTCGGCCCTTATGAGAAAGCGGTGGTAAGTGTACTTCCGGACGGGACGGTCCGTGCCGCTACGGGTGCCGCCTCGCAAGGACAGGGCCATAAAACGACGTTCGCCCAGGTTTGCGCCCAAGCTTTGGAGCTCGACCTTGACCAGATCGACATCATCGAAGGGGACACCGGCATCGTGCCGGACGGAATCGGCACCTTTGCCAGTCGTAGCGCCGTGGTGGCGGGCAATGCGATTTATGCCGCCGGCATCGGCCTGAAGGCGCGGATCATCGAGCTGGCTGCCGAGCGGCTGCTCATTGACCCGAAGGAAGCGGCTTATGAACGGGGGACCGTTTATTCGGTCCGGAATCCTGATCATAAAATCCGCTTGAAGGAGTTGGCGGACGCATGCGGAGATGACCTTACCGTTTCGAACAGCTTTCACCCCGGTACAACGACCTATGCCAGCGGCGCGCACGCCGTCCTGGCGGAAGTCGAGCCCGCTACGGGAAAAGTGACGATCAAACGTTATTGGGCGGTTCATGATACCGGCAAACAGATCAATCCGAAGGTGGTGACCGGCCAGATTATCGGGGCGATGATCCAGGGAATCGGAAGCGCCCTGATGGAGGAAATTCAGTATGGCGAAGAGGGCCGGCTCAAGACCCCCACGCTCAAAGAATATTTGGTGCCGAGCATATTCTCTCTGCCGCCGATTGAATTGCACAAAGTGGAATATCCTTCGACCCGCAATACGCTCGGGCTCAAAGGAACGGGAGAAGCAGGCATCATATGCGCCGCCGCAGCTGTCGCAGGCGCGGTGGCGGATGCCCTCGAGCCTTTCCGCGCCGAAATCCGGGAAATCCCGATGACGCCGGCGCGTGTCAGGGAGGCCGTTAAAAATGCCAGTCCATTAACCATTAACTAA
- a CDS encoding (2Fe-2S)-binding protein, translating into MSELTRNIVLNVNGTKQEITVPVRYTLADGLREVLDLTGTHLGCEHGFCGACTVLVDGRSVRSCLMLAVQADGCSVLTIEGLANADGSLSPLQQAFHEQHGLQCGFCTPGFLMTATELFSGNSNPTEEEIKEALSGNICRCTGYQGILEAMKQAALQSSGG; encoded by the coding sequence ATGAGCGAGCTCACAAGAAACATCGTGCTGAACGTCAATGGAACAAAACAAGAAATAACGGTCCCGGTTCGTTACACGCTCGCGGACGGTCTGCGCGAGGTGCTGGATTTGACGGGCACGCATCTAGGGTGCGAGCACGGTTTCTGCGGAGCGTGCACCGTGCTGGTGGACGGAAGAAGCGTCCGTTCCTGCCTGATGCTGGCGGTTCAAGCGGACGGCTGCTCCGTTTTGACCATTGAAGGACTTGCGAACGCGGACGGTTCGCTGAGTCCGCTGCAGCAGGCGTTTCATGAACAGCACGGACTGCAATGCGGGTTCTGTACGCCGGGGTTTCTTATGACGGCAACTGAGCTGTTCAGCGGCAACTCGAATCCGACGGAAGAAGAGATCAAGGAAGCGCTGTCGGGCAATATTTGCCGGTGCACCGGGTATCAAGGCATTCTGGAAGCGATGAAACAAGCGGCGCTCCAATCATCGGGGGGGTGA